AAGAGGTTTAATAGGGTTAAACTAGGGTTTTTCCTTCATAGTCCGTTCCCTTCGTCGGAGATTTATAAGACATTGCCGATTAGGGATGAGCTTCTTCGTGCGTTGTTGAATTCGGATTTGATCGGGTTTCATACTTTTGATTATGCGAGGCATTTTCTTTCTTGTTGTAGTAGGATGCTTGGTCTTACTTATGAGTCTAAGAGAGGGTACATAGGGCTCGAGTATTGTGGTAGGACTGTAAGCATTAAGATTCTTCCGGTTGGTATACATATGGGTCAGCTTCAGTCGGTGTTGAGGCTTCCGGAGACTGAAGCGAAGGTTAAGGAGCTGATTAAACAGTTCTGTGATAAGGGTAAGAAAATGTTGCTTGGAGTGGACGACATGGATATATTTAAGGGTATAAGTTTGAAGCTGCTGGCTATGGAACAGTTGCTTCTGCAGCATCCGGAGTGGCGAGAAAAAGTTGTGTTGGTACAGATAGCAAATCCTGCGAGGGGTAGAGGAAAAGATGTAAAAGAAGTCCAGACTGAGACTTACTCCACTGTGAAACGGATTAATGAGACATTTGGAGTGCCTGGGTATGATCCTGTAGTCTTGATTGATGCACCGCTGAAGTTTTATGAAAAAGTGGCGTATTATGTTGTTGCCGAGTGCTGTTTGGTGACTGCTGTAAGAGATGGAATGAATCTTATACCTTATGAGTACGTAATTAGTCGTCAAGGAAATGAGCAGTTGGATAAGGTGCTGGGATTAGAACCCTCGGCACTGAAGAAGAGTATGTTGGTTATCTCTGAGTTTATTGGTTGCTCTCCCTCATTGAGTGGAGCAATTCGAGTAAACCCATGGAATATTGACGCTGTAGCTGACGCAATGGATTATGCATTGGAGATGGCTGAGCCGGAGAAACAACTCCGACATGACAAGCATTATAAATATGTCAGTACTCATGATGTTGGATATTGGGCACGTAGTTTTCTACAGGATTTGGAGAGGACATGCCGTGATCATTCGAGGAGAAGATGCTGGGGTATCGGATTTGGTTTAAGCTTCCGAGTAATAGCACTTGATCCAAACTTTAGGAAGCTCTCAATGGACCACATTGTGTCGGCATACAAGAGGACCACAACTAGGGCAATTCTTCTGGACTATGACGGTACTCTAATGCCTCAGGCTTCAATTGATAAGAGCCCGACTCCTAAGTCAGTTGGCATCATAAATAGTTTGTGCAGAGATGAGAACAACATGGTTTTCATTGTTAGTGCCAGAAGCCGCAAGACACTCACGGAATGGTTTTCGCAATGCGAGAAGCTAGGATTAGCTGCAGAGCACGGGTGCTTCATGAGGTAAATTAATTTGAGTTTGAAAGTGTTCATACTTTTTGGATTTGCAAAATGGTTTAACTTGTAACTGTTGATCTTATGGTTTCAGGCTAACACGAGATGAGGAATGGGAAACATGTGTTCCTGCAACAAACACTGCGTGGAAGCAGATAGCAGAGCCGGTGATGCAGCTTTATACTGAAACAACTGATGGGTCGACTATCGAGGATAAAGAAACTTCACTGGTGTGGAGTTACGAGGATGCAGATCCAGACTTTGGTTCATGCCAAGCTAAAGAACTTCTTGACCATCTTGAAAGTGTCTTGGCAAATGAACCTGTTACGGTCAAGAGTGGACAAAACATAGTCGAGGTTAAACCTCAGGTTTGCATCAAAACTTTCTTTGTTATGATGTATTGcttgtttcccttttttgccTACTCTCCACCATTTATCATTTGGTTGAgaacaatttataaatttaagtttacTTCCGTAGAATATATCGATAGGTTGGTAGATAATGTTGATACATTGTATCATTCACCTTTGACGATAAAAAGTTGCATAGTGATCATCCTCATAAATTATTGGAAAAGAGAGTGCACAAAAAGTATTCCACACGCAATTATAACTCATCGAGTATCAAACTTATGTCTGAAACTATCTGATGTGACTTGCGATATATATATTGATGCAGGGGGTAAGCAAGGGACTCGTGGCCAAACGTCTACTTTCGACCATGCAAGAAAGGGGTATGTTACCAGATTTTGTTTTGTGCATTGGAGATGACCGGTCTGACGAAGATATGTTTGAGGTAATTACCAGTTCAGTGGCAAGCTCATCAATTTCTCCCAACGCAGAAGTATTTGCATGTACTGTTGGTAAGAAACCCAGCAAGGCTAAATATTATCTGGATGATACAGCAGAAATAGTTAGGTTGATGCATGGTTTGGCTTCGGTTTCAGATCAAGCCATTACCGCTTAAGTTTATGAGTTAAACAcgtacttgtttttttttttgggcaAATGTAAGCATGTAGGTTGAGAGGTGTAATCCGCATAGCTTCTCTTTATTTTGCTGCTTTTCTTTCATGTGTAAATTAACAATGGTACTTAAGAGAAGCGGCAAAAGTAGAAACTCTTTTGTGTTCGATCTCTTCCTAGTGAAGTTGTAAATAGACGTTTTTGCAATGAATCCGAGCTTGATGAACTGCAGTTTCACTCTTCATTATCATTATTTGAAAAGCTGTCACTGCAGTTTATGTTACACGGAAAAAACTTATAATCTAACTTTATGTTTCAgctttcaaaatattttttaaactccAAACTTCATATATGTAATATGTTGTAAGAAATTATGTTCTGCCATTTCTCGTTTGAGCATTTTTTCGTCTCCGTGCAACATAAGCTGCAGTCATGTACCGGACTGCGAACAAGtacttgtttgattttttttgtttgccaATAGTTGTTTGATTGTTCTCTGGTGAAGTTGATATATGAcagtgttttgtatgtttgtttGTGATGCTGTTATGTGTTTggtttttcattttggtttcaGTAGCTTTGTCCAAAACTTATTGGCACTTGTGTGTGTGATCCTTGTTTTGTAATCAATAAGTTTAAGAATGTAATATTGTCTTTTCAATATTTGTCTCCATTATTGAAAGTTGTTGCTGTCTCTGGTCAAAGAACCTTTCGGATTAGCATGGATGAGGCTTATTTATGATTATGATGCATGGATAATGGCAGAATAAAGAATAATAATGCAACTGGAAAGAGCAAGCATATTACACAAATACGAATTACATTCCTCATGATGGATTTGGACTAGCgtttacaatatttttttaatcatcaaGAGATACCGTGCTAATTCTCAATAGCCGAGGCGATACTCGAGTAACATAGAGCCAACTATGATTAGGAACATCCTCCTTAGTCGTAGCTTCTCGAACAACTTATTGAGTAAGAGCATGGGCCGATTTATTATTGTCTGCACGAGTAAAAACTAAAGCGGAAACATCATAATAATGGATCCTTGATGCGAAATAGTCGATGAACCACTTGGAAGCATCCGAATGATAGACGGGCTGTTACTTTCAACAGTTAGCTTCGGAATGAGCAATCAAAAGCAATGCACATACCGTAATAGATGGATGGCGAGACTTTCTCCAATAGCTACAGACTGGGCGGCCTGAATCTCCTTAGCAGCTGCCACCATAAATTGACCAATTTAGTTTTGAATACTATTTCCAACCCTGTCGTATTACCATCCGCTGGTGTAAAGAGATCGACGTTTAACTTAAAGTTTGTGTGTACCATAAATATGTGGTTTACCATTCATATAtagcatattttttttttataaattcgtTTTAGAAATATTTTCACTTGTGTGATTCTTGTATTAGAAATgtcttcaaaaatatttttagaaattgttGAAACTGTTTAGCACTGCTTTTAGAAActggcaaaatatttttttaaagaaaattttgaAACCGTTTAACAATTATTCTAAAAAGTGTTGGAATACATTTTTAGAAaccttttgaaactgtttttataaaatgctggaaaacatttttaaaacccttaaaatatattttcaaaagcCGTTTGAAGCCGTTTTAAATATTACTTTTCCAAAATAGTTTTAGAAACGGTTGCAAAATATTTTTGATGATATAGGATACTGATTTAAAACTGCgggaaaatatttttaaaacccgtttgaaattatttttagaaagtgTTGGAAATTGTTTTACGAACATTAAAGTATACttcaaattttgtaaaatatatgttttagaaattgttgcaaaatatcttttaaacgattggaaactcttttaaatatgtTTCTTTAATGCTTAAAAATGTGTTATAAATCActgtaaattaattttgaaaaactgtttaaaacctttTAGAAACTGCTTTAGAAACAGTTTCAATCTGTGTTCCTAAAAACCGTTTggtttttaatcttttttatatgTTGTTGAGAAAAATGTGTGCAAACTATGTTTTTTGCAAATCGATTGAAACTGTTTTACAAAATAACACACCGTAGCGAGATTTGAAGTAGGAAACCAAAACGCAAGAGTAGAAGTTTTAATTTTGACGCGTGGTGAGATGATATTTTCAAGTGATAAGATGATGGttgttacaatttttttttttagatatttatttatttat
This window of the Mercurialis annua linkage group LG5, ddMerAnnu1.2, whole genome shotgun sequence genome carries:
- the LOC126681040 gene encoding alpha,alpha-trehalose-phosphate synthase [UDP-forming] 6, producing MVSRSYSNLLELASGDSPSFGRMSRRIPRIMTVAGIISDLDDDGESVCSDPSSSCAQKDRIIIVANQLPIRAQRKIDGSNNSKSWIFTWDENSLYLQLKDGLGDDDIEVIYVGCLKEEIHPSEQDEVSQILLESFKCVPTFIPPDLYTRYYHGFCKQQLWPLFHYMLPLSPDLGGRFNRSLWQAYVSANKIFADRIMEVINPEDDFVWIHDYHLMVLPTFLRKRFNRVKLGFFLHSPFPSSEIYKTLPIRDELLRALLNSDLIGFHTFDYARHFLSCCSRMLGLTYESKRGYIGLEYCGRTVSIKILPVGIHMGQLQSVLRLPETEAKVKELIKQFCDKGKKMLLGVDDMDIFKGISLKLLAMEQLLLQHPEWREKVVLVQIANPARGRGKDVKEVQTETYSTVKRINETFGVPGYDPVVLIDAPLKFYEKVAYYVVAECCLVTAVRDGMNLIPYEYVISRQGNEQLDKVLGLEPSALKKSMLVISEFIGCSPSLSGAIRVNPWNIDAVADAMDYALEMAEPEKQLRHDKHYKYVSTHDVGYWARSFLQDLERTCRDHSRRRCWGIGFGLSFRVIALDPNFRKLSMDHIVSAYKRTTTRAILLDYDGTLMPQASIDKSPTPKSVGIINSLCRDENNMVFIVSARSRKTLTEWFSQCEKLGLAAEHGCFMRLTRDEEWETCVPATNTAWKQIAEPVMQLYTETTDGSTIEDKETSLVWSYEDADPDFGSCQAKELLDHLESVLANEPVTVKSGQNIVEVKPQGVSKGLVAKRLLSTMQERGMLPDFVLCIGDDRSDEDMFEVITSSVASSSISPNAEVFACTVGKKPSKAKYYLDDTAEIVRLMHGLASVSDQAITA